A single region of the Vicia villosa cultivar HV-30 ecotype Madison, WI linkage group LG4, Vvil1.0, whole genome shotgun sequence genome encodes:
- the LOC131596440 gene encoding uncharacterized protein LOC131596440, translated as MKEDEGDDDRKISNDDKFVQDIKLWGVFLFGLIGATATTFALSRSLKGGSGSSFRTTFQEEAWKRYNKRLQEEYEEEMERVERIRRMQEVFNRERNKYRRNPENWKENGSGTYHQNFPRDDWYWKAEQTFRDQWKNYPRENGSINYSLLSHHYSVLGLDRSRTTPYTDAEIKTAFRTKAKQYHPDQNQEDRVAAEAKFKEVMSSYEAIQQERKNHSL; from the exons atgaaggaagatgaaggtgatgatgataGGAAAATCAGCAACGATGATAAATTTGTTCAAGATATCAAACTTTGGGGAGTTTTCCTCTTCGGATTAATCGGCGCTACCGCCACCACCTTCGCC CTGTCCAGGTCGTTGAAAGGAGGGAGTGGCAGTTCTTTTCGAACGACTTTTCAAGAAGAAGCGTGGAAGAGGTACAATAAGCGGCTGCAAGAGGAGTACGAGGAAGAGATGGAGAGAGTG GAAAGAATAAGGCGTATGCAAGAGGTGTTTAATAGAGAAAGGAATAAGTATAGACGAAATCCCGAGAACTGGAAGGAAAATGGTTCTGGTACATATCATCAGAATTTCCCAAGAGATGATTGGTATTGGAAGGCTGAACAAACCTTCAGGGACCAGTGGAAAAATTACCCAAGAGAAAATGGAAGCATAAATTATTCATTATTATCACACCACTACTCAGTTTTGGGTCTCGACAG GTCTAGAACAACACCATATACAGATGCTGAAATTAAG ACAGCATTTAGGACCAAGGCAAAGCAGTATCATCCTGACCAGAACCAAGAGGATAGAG TGGCTGCTGAGGCTAAGTTCAAAGAAGTAATGAGTTCATATGAGGCCATACAACAAGAAAGAAAGAATCATAGTCTGTAA